In Enterobacter sp. 638, a single window of DNA contains:
- a CDS encoding fatty acid desaturase, translated as MGKGSSYYLHEEQREAIRRLSQGWLWRSEFPTWMLIAGIYGGWFSTLIFWQSLGLIPSTLLLIGFTAWYLSLQHELIHGHPTRVAWFNQLLGTLPLAVWYPYGLYRDSHLAHHHHDRLTVPTDDPESYYFTDATWAQFSPWQRKIIHLRNTFPGRLLLAPLLDIGQTLASAGRAFRDLHYKAMMMWLVHAALLAGLFVWMEGRGFSALYFVLAVSYPALALTKIRSFYEHRAADDPLARSVINEASLPWRVLFLNLNYHSVHHDLPGVPWYGLRDIYLRDKADYQRRNHTFVVGGYGEWLRQFWAKTVDVTVHPGGKTSDTHD; from the coding sequence ATGGGTAAAGGGTCGTCTTACTATTTACATGAAGAGCAGCGCGAGGCGATACGACGTCTTTCGCAAGGCTGGCTGTGGCGCAGTGAATTCCCGACGTGGATGCTGATTGCGGGAATCTACGGCGGTTGGTTTTCGACGCTGATTTTTTGGCAATCCCTCGGGCTCATTCCTTCCACGCTGTTGCTTATTGGGTTCACCGCCTGGTATCTGTCGCTGCAGCATGAACTGATCCACGGCCATCCCACCCGCGTGGCGTGGTTTAATCAGCTGCTGGGCACGCTGCCGCTGGCGGTCTGGTATCCGTACGGGCTGTATCGTGATTCGCACCTGGCACATCATCACCACGATCGTCTGACGGTGCCGACGGACGATCCCGAATCATACTATTTCACCGACGCAACCTGGGCGCAGTTTTCACCCTGGCAGCGCAAAATCATTCATCTGCGCAATACCTTCCCGGGACGATTGCTGTTAGCGCCGCTGCTGGACATCGGCCAAACGCTGGCGAGTGCAGGACGGGCATTTCGGGATTTACACTACAAAGCCATGATGATGTGGCTGGTGCACGCCGCGCTGCTGGCGGGGCTGTTTGTCTGGATGGAAGGGCGCGGGTTTTCTGCGCTGTACTTTGTGCTGGCGGTGAGTTATCCCGCGCTGGCGCTGACCAAAATTCGCTCTTTCTACGAGCATCGTGCCGCAGACGATCCGCTGGCGCGGTCGGTGATCAACGAGGCGTCGCTGCCGTGGCGCGTGTTATTTCTGAATCTCAACTATCATTCTGTGCATCACGATCTCCCGGGCGTGCCCTGGTACGGCCTGCGAGACATTTATTTGCGTGATAAAGCGGACTATCAGCGGCGTAACCACACATTCGTGGTAGGTGGCTATGGCGAATGGTTACGTCAGTTTTGGGCAAAAACAGTGGATGTGACGGTCCATCCAGGGGGGAAGACAAGCGATACCCATGATTAA
- a CDS encoding MFS transporter, whose translation MSSCIAASEAIVPAKPAWRAVYSLGLGVFGLITAEFLPASLLTPMAASLGVTEGMAGQAVTATALVALVTGLLITPATKNIDRRWVLMFFSVLQIISSLLVAFAPTLNVLLFGRLLLGIAIGGFWAMSTATAMRLVPADKVPKALAVIFSSVSVATVVSAPLGSYLGSLIGWRNVFILCIVPSIVALLWQLWVLPSMKPESSGSMATLLRVLRRPGMIGGLLATVLIFSGHFAFFTYLRPFLETVGQASVETISLILLGFGLANFVGTSIAGMLLARNLRLTLALVPFVMGILALMMVAFGHLAMLDGLLVALWGFAFGLVPVGWSTWLATTVPDEAESAGGLLVASIQFAIGAGAAGGGAIFDLNGASGVFAGSGLLLVSAMVIVLACVRVKPVTAE comes from the coding sequence ATGAGTTCATGTATCGCGGCGAGTGAGGCAATCGTGCCCGCAAAACCCGCCTGGCGAGCCGTCTATTCACTGGGACTGGGAGTATTTGGCCTGATTACGGCCGAGTTTTTACCCGCCAGTTTATTAACACCGATGGCGGCAAGTCTGGGGGTGACAGAAGGCATGGCCGGGCAGGCAGTCACCGCAACGGCGCTGGTTGCGCTGGTCACCGGCTTGCTGATCACGCCCGCGACGAAAAATATCGATCGCCGCTGGGTGCTGATGTTTTTCTCGGTGCTGCAAATTATCTCCAGTTTGCTGGTGGCATTTGCGCCCACGCTGAACGTGTTGCTGTTTGGCCGTTTACTGCTGGGGATTGCCATTGGCGGCTTCTGGGCGATGTCGACGGCGACCGCGATGCGGCTGGTGCCCGCGGATAAAGTGCCAAAAGCGCTGGCGGTGATCTTCTCCAGCGTGTCGGTCGCCACCGTGGTTTCCGCGCCGCTCGGCAGCTATCTCGGTAGCCTGATTGGCTGGCGCAACGTCTTTATCCTCTGCATTGTGCCGAGCATTGTGGCGCTGCTGTGGCAGCTCTGGGTACTGCCGTCGATGAAGCCGGAGAGCAGCGGCAGCATGGCGACGCTCCTGCGCGTGCTGCGCCGTCCGGGGATGATTGGCGGTTTACTGGCGACGGTACTGATTTTCAGCGGACATTTTGCCTTCTTCACCTATCTGCGTCCGTTCCTCGAAACCGTTGGACAGGCGAGCGTAGAGACTATTTCGTTGATCCTGCTGGGCTTCGGGCTGGCGAATTTTGTCGGCACGTCGATTGCCGGGATGTTGCTGGCGCGTAATTTGCGCCTGACGCTGGCGCTGGTTCCTTTCGTGATGGGCATTCTGGCGTTGATGATGGTGGCGTTTGGTCATCTGGCGATGCTGGACGGGCTGCTGGTGGCGCTGTGGGGATTTGCGTTTGGGCTGGTGCCTGTAGGCTGGTCAACCTGGCTTGCCACGACTGTTCCGGACGAAGCCGAAAGCGCGGGCGGTTTGCTGGTCGCCTCCATTCAGTTCGCGATTGGTGCTGGCGCAGCAGGTGGCGGGGCGATATTTGATCTTAACGGTGCCAGCGGCGTATTTGCTGGCAGCGGCCTGCTGCTGGTCTCCGCCATGGTGATTGTGCTGGCGTGCGTGCGGGTCAAACCGGTGACGGCGGAATAA
- a CDS encoding AraC family transcriptional regulator — protein sequence MTVQPPDMISELLRGMRLSGVKYRRIETTAPFGVSFAYVAGKAQFHFVSQGTALLRMESGARFTLNTGDALFIPNGNAHALLSEENAAVIPVSAYPSESICNSVCAITCEPCPQSDKTVIFSGCMDFELGGMQPLIKAMPEVMMVSRLMSTWPEIHPLLAAMERESMTRQVGFAGILARLADVVAALIVRGWVEAGCGKATGWVQVLRDPRLSRAIYAMHQQPGVNWSVAELAKEAGTSRSVFAERFLSATGTTPAKYLSELRMRLAIQYIRHENQPIETVALRLGYGSLAAFSRAFKRIVGQAPGALRETIPLAEEI from the coding sequence ATGACCGTTCAGCCACCCGATATGATCAGCGAGCTTTTGCGCGGAATGCGGCTTTCTGGTGTGAAATACCGTCGAATCGAAACCACCGCGCCCTTTGGCGTGTCGTTTGCCTATGTCGCCGGCAAAGCGCAGTTTCATTTCGTGAGTCAGGGGACTGCGCTGCTGCGCATGGAGAGCGGCGCGCGCTTTACCCTCAACACTGGCGATGCGCTGTTTATCCCCAATGGCAATGCGCACGCCCTGCTTTCTGAAGAAAACGCCGCCGTAATCCCGGTTTCCGCCTATCCCAGCGAATCGATTTGCAACTCAGTCTGCGCCATTACCTGCGAGCCGTGCCCTCAGAGCGACAAGACGGTGATATTCAGCGGATGTATGGACTTTGAGCTGGGCGGGATGCAGCCGCTGATCAAAGCGATGCCGGAAGTGATGATGGTGAGTCGCCTGATGTCGACATGGCCCGAGATCCATCCGCTGCTGGCGGCAATGGAGCGGGAGTCCATGACGCGCCAGGTGGGGTTCGCCGGAATTCTGGCGCGCCTCGCGGATGTAGTCGCCGCCCTCATCGTGCGTGGCTGGGTGGAAGCGGGTTGCGGCAAGGCCACCGGCTGGGTACAGGTTTTGCGCGATCCGCGCCTCAGCCGCGCGATTTATGCCATGCACCAGCAGCCGGGCGTCAACTGGAGCGTGGCGGAGCTGGCAAAAGAGGCCGGGACATCGCGATCCGTTTTTGCTGAGCGCTTTTTATCGGCCACCGGGACGACACCGGCAAAATACCTAAGCGAGCTGCGGATGCGGCTGGCGATTCAGTACATTCGTCATGAAAATCAGCCGATTGAAACGGTCGCGCTGCGCCTGGGTTATGGCTCACTCGCGGCGTTTAGTCGCGCCTTTAAGCGCATTGTGGGCCAGGCGCCGGGTGCCTTACGTGAAACCATCCCGCTTGCAGAGGAGATCTAA
- a CDS encoding alpha,alpha-trehalase: protein MTIIDLRRPAALPLALRVALGGALLGVAAFSHAEEAQSTQKQSPDILLGPLFVDVQSAKLFPDQKTFADAVPKSDPLMILADYRMQHKQSGFDLRHFVEMNFTLPGEGEKYVPPAGQNLREHIDGLWPVLTRTTDKASKWDSLLPLPKPYVVPGGRFREVYYWDSYFTMLGLAESGHWDKISDMVANFGYELDSWGHIPNGNRSYYLSRSQPPFFSLMVELLATHDKEALKTYRAQMEKEYAYWMEGAETLQPGQANKRVVKLDDGSILNRYWDDRDTPRPESWLDDVTTAKNNPNRPATEIYRDLRSAAASGWDFSSRWMDDPQKLGTIRTTSIVPVDLNALMFKMEKLLAKASQESGDAAATSKYETLATSRQKAMESHLWNEKEGWYADYDLKSKKVRNQLTAAALFPLYVNAASNDRAAKVASATASRLLKPGGISTTTINSGQQWDAPNGWAPLQWVATEGLQNYGHEKVAMDVTWRFLTNVQHTYDREQKLVEKYDVSTTGTGGGGGEYPLQDGFGWTNGVTLKMLDLVCPKEKPCDSVPASQPAANDDVAPQSSTEKSAAQ, encoded by the coding sequence ATGACGATAATTGATCTGCGCCGTCCTGCGGCTTTACCGCTGGCGCTGCGCGTCGCATTGGGAGGCGCACTGCTGGGTGTGGCTGCGTTCAGCCATGCCGAAGAGGCACAATCGACGCAAAAGCAGTCGCCGGATATTCTGCTGGGTCCCCTGTTCGTCGACGTGCAGAGCGCAAAATTATTCCCTGATCAAAAAACCTTTGCCGACGCGGTACCAAAAAGCGATCCCTTGATGATCCTGGCAGATTACCGGATGCAGCATAAACAGTCCGGCTTTGACCTGCGCCACTTTGTCGAGATGAACTTCACCCTGCCGGGCGAAGGGGAAAAATATGTTCCCCCCGCCGGACAGAACTTACGCGAACATATTGACGGGTTATGGCCGGTGCTGACACGCACCACCGACAAGGCCAGCAAATGGGATTCACTGCTTCCGTTGCCAAAACCCTATGTCGTGCCCGGCGGGCGCTTCCGTGAGGTCTATTACTGGGACAGCTACTTCACCATGCTGGGCCTGGCCGAGAGCGGCCATTGGGACAAGATCAGCGATATGGTGGCGAACTTTGGCTACGAACTTGACTCGTGGGGCCACATTCCTAATGGGAACCGCAGCTATTATCTGAGCCGCTCTCAGCCGCCTTTCTTCTCGCTGATGGTTGAGCTGCTGGCGACGCATGATAAAGAGGCGCTGAAAACCTATCGCGCGCAGATGGAAAAAGAGTACGCCTACTGGATGGAGGGCGCGGAGACATTGCAGCCGGGACAGGCGAACAAACGGGTGGTGAAACTGGATGATGGCTCGATTCTGAACCGCTACTGGGATGACCGCGATACGCCCCGCCCTGAATCCTGGCTGGACGACGTGACCACCGCTAAAAATAATCCGAACCGTCCGGCGACGGAGATCTATCGCGATCTGCGATCTGCGGCGGCGTCTGGCTGGGACTTTAGCTCCCGCTGGATGGACGATCCGCAAAAGCTGGGGACGATCCGCACCACCAGCATCGTGCCTGTCGACCTGAACGCCCTGATGTTCAAGATGGAAAAACTGCTGGCAAAAGCCAGCCAGGAATCGGGTGATGCTGCTGCAACCAGCAAGTATGAAACCCTGGCGACGTCTCGTCAAAAAGCCATGGAAAGCCATCTCTGGAATGAAAAAGAGGGCTGGTACGCCGATTACGATCTGAAAAGCAAAAAGGTGCGTAATCAGCTGACTGCCGCCGCGCTGTTCCCGCTGTATGTGAACGCCGCATCAAACGACCGTGCTGCGAAAGTCGCCAGCGCGACGGCCTCGCGTTTGCTAAAACCGGGTGGGATCTCGACGACCACCATCAATAGCGGCCAGCAGTGGGATGCGCCAAACGGCTGGGCACCTTTACAATGGGTTGCCACTGAAGGATTGCAAAACTACGGTCATGAAAAAGTGGCGATGGATGTGACCTGGCGCTTCCTCACCAACGTTCAGCACACCTACGATCGTGAGCAAAAACTGGTCGAGAAATATGACGTTTCTACCACCGGGACGGGCGGCGGCGGAGGCGAGTATCCGTTGCAGGATGGATTCGGCTGGACCAACGGCGTGACCTTAAAAATGCTGGATCTTGTGTGCCCGAAAGAGAAACCGTGCGACAGCGTACCGGCCTCGCAACCGGCGGCGAATGATGATGTGGCTCCTCAATCGTCAACGGAGAAGAGTGCGGCGCAGTAG